The nucleotide window GTGAGCCACCCGTGGGTCGTCGAGGTCTACATTGATGGGGATAGGCTTGGGCCGAACCTCTGAGATACGGTCCTTGCAGTCCCTGCAGACCTTGGTTGGGGCGTGGGATCCTTTGGCATGGAGATGTGGAGAAGCCTCGACTTGGTCGCTTCTGGATGAAGCTGGCCTTTGCCCTTGTCGGGCTTAGACTGAATCGGGGCGCTATGATGGGAGATGACAGGTTGGTTCAGTTGGGTGTGTTCGACACCTTGGGTAAGGTCCTGCTGGATGAATTAGGGGTGAGTGTTCTCCCAGTTACGTTTCAAGGCGCGACAGTCGTGCTCCAATTCGACATTTTTGGTACGAAGGTGTTCATAGCTCTCTATGATTTTTGTGACATCGGCGTGGAGCCGTTCTACTTCAGCCTGGAGGTGAGCATCGGCTGAAGGCTTCCTCCAGAAGGAGTCCCCACGAGGGGTATGGTGTTGGGTATCGAGACTAGTGTCACTCGGCATAGCGGAGTGCGGGGGGAAGAAGAGATGACGGGGCCAGATGGGAGATGGAGCCAGCGAAACTGGTAGAGAGGTGGGATTTGGAAGTCgtttcccacagacggcgccaagctgttgatgctctttttgGGAGGGTCAACTTAGGTAGAGGAGGGTCGAATCTTAGGCAGGGGGAGAGGGTTATGAACCTTCGGCATGGGGAGATCCTGTAGAAGACGACAAGGAGGAAGCAGTCGtcaagcttcggacaccggtgtggtgcctgCTGAAGGCTTtccgatgcttaagtcagCTATATGtggaaatttcggcagaataATAGTAAATGTGAGAAAATAGTTACCCTTTTTACTTGGgcactgttccctatttatagggaagtgaaaatggaaattttgcacaaagtttcgatgtgggatgtgCAAACTGCTGCAGAGTTGACACGTGTCCATGAAAACTAGGTTAAGCAATtgggagcttcggcaggtggCTGCCACTTCAGAAgggtgtcttccttcggccaGTTAGACGGTGATGACATCACTCACTTTCTAAGGGTTTGTCTGTGTGTTCCTTTGGGGTATTTCTTCTGTTTAGAAGTTGGCTTGTCTGCCTTGGTGCCAGTCATTTGATATCGGATATGCTCGgttgattatggtgtaaaaAGGCCTCATCAGCCTTTTTTAGGgcttttgttatatatttgaACGTTTGGTTTCTTGGCAACCATGTTCAAAGagaatttatagaaaatatattattaggCAATTATATTTCATGTATAGAAATTAATGGAAACGGGGCAATTTCATTGTTATCAATgaaggaaatatatatttttaccaaacatgttATATTGTCAGAGCGGGCAAACAATTTGGTGCGAGAAAATAACAAGAAAGAGTTGTCATTGCAAGTATGTCAAATTcattacattttcttttgttgcaaGTAAGGAATATATACAGACATTTGATAGAGTGGgcaaacattttcttttgtagtttttgctgatttttttatttgttcttttatctAAGGAATATATGCATGATAATATTTCACAGatcttttgaaaatatttcaaataaaataattgcgGAGTActataaatttatttcttgtttttcttgaatATGCAAGTTTCTCCTATTGAGGCTTACTCATTTCATGTATATGATGGATGTTGTGTTGAAGTTGTAAATTTAGAGAGGAAGTGTTGCACATGCCAAGAGTTTGATCTTGACCAACTACCATGTGCACATGCTTTGCTGCATGTAGGCATCGACAAATTTCATGTTACCCAATGTGTTCACAATATTATACTACAAACTCATTGGTCATTGCGTATGCAAAACCTATTTGGCTAGTTAGGGATCAGACAGATTGGGTGGTACCTAATGACGTATGAGATAGAATTGTCCTACCACCAATTACACGAAAAAGGTACGGCAGACGCAAGGAAAAGAGAATCCCATCACTCAAAGAATAACCATCAACTCGTAACTGTTCAAGATGTGGTTCAACTGGCCATTATCGACAAACTTACAAGAATCCGATTGCATTTCATCCTACCTCGTAGAGAGGGTGTAATATTTTACTATTTAAATTTATGAATTAGAATGAACAATGGAtgagtatttaattttataatttttttaaactttatgatGTGTACTTTTGAAGATGAGGAAAGTAAAATAGCGGCCATGGCTTTCTCATAGTCAATTCCCCTTTGCTGAAAGTAAAATAGGTGGTCTTCACCAATTTTGGAGGTACTGGCATCGTGTTCAATACAAGATGAGAGATTCTTCACCTGTTAAACACATGAGATGAATTCATttaggaattttttaaaaaaattatccatGACAGTTTCATATTCTATGGGCACTATCTAGATGAAAACCAACAACTCTGGACAGGAATTTAGTAATTGAGATGAAACCAATGCAAAAACAGCCAATTGCCCAATGTGGGACTGGACTCAATGAGAAAGGACGAAACTTTTTAAGTTTATATgtgggttttaattttttaggcATTTGTGTCTATGTAGATGagtttttggctatttttaaaaagatttttaaaaaattgaaatttttgaaagGGGGGTAAATTTTGGGctatttttgtatataaaaaaactcaaaattcagAGTCATTGAAGACAAAACGAAGAATTTAGACCTCAAAGGAAGAAAACTTGAGTGACTCTAACTTCATCATCTCAGTCGTGGGGATTCACTAGCAGCAATGTCTTCCATGATTTGATGATCTCCTAGCAGACCAAGGGAacctagagagagagagagagagagagagagagagagagagagagagagagagagagagagagaaaatcggGGGAATGAAGGAGGAAGAGacgaaagagaagaagaattttttttttacaaaaatgcCCTTGAGCTTAACGGGTTAACGGGTATTCACGAATTGACACTACACGACACAACACGACAACTTATTGGGTGGCTAATTGGTCAATACGATAGCAACACGACCCGATACCCCGGACTCGaatactgaattttttttgctaaTTTGTGTCGTGTTAACGAGTCATATACGATATTGCCAGGTCTACAACTCATTGTCTGcgtattgtattttttgttttgcctcaACAGGAGTCAGGAGCTCATATATTGGTGGAGCTTtctgttttgtatttttcactttttattgTCAAAAGTTTGGGGGATCTTTCTATTTATAGGTTGCTAACTCCTAGGAAAACGTGTAAATTGATTTCCCTTACGGATCCACCTACACACGTCTCATATTTAAAAACGACAATGCACGAAAATTGGTATTCATATAGAAAACCCCCCCAAAAGAAGAGGATAAAGAACAATATTAAGAAGGAATAGAATGATCAAcagaatttcattttcaaaaaacataaattttcacacaaattttcaaatatgaaagctgaaagatgttaatatttcaaaaagaCGCACTAACAACTAGGGCTGGCAATGGGTCGTGTCGGGATAATAAACGTGTCAAGAATGCTCAACCCGaacccaacccatttaataaacgtgtcgtgtcgggttcGGGTCGTCTTTTATCGTGTgggtttcgagtcgtgtaacgggttcataaataataacatgcatgttacaaaactcacaaccgaaaaaaattaaattaaaaaaaaactgagagcgtagagaaaatatatggaaaagaaagaaaaaaaagatagagagaggagagaagagagaaggaaaagaaagaaaaaaaaaatagagagagagagaggagagaagattgaaggaaagaaagaaagaaaaaagagagatgagggaaaactaaagagaaggaaaaaaaaaaagaaaaaaaaaaggagagaagaggaaaggaaaagagagaggagaaagaagaaagaagaaagaaggaaaagaaagaaaaaaaaaaaagaggagaagagagacggaaaaaaaaggaaaacacaaaagaaaaagaaacattataaatatcaaaaggcatactataaaattacaaagttGTTGTAGCATGGTGGATAAGATGTTTGAGAGAAATGAGGATGGTAGGGGTTCGAAaccttgtgtgtgtgttgaagtctccatttctctttattttttagctGGTTAGCGTGTTGTACACAGGTTGACacgacccgtttaataaacgggttagATAGATATTATAGCGGGTTGAACCGAAACccacccgtttattaaacgggtcagAACGGGTTGACTTGAaattgaccttttttttatcGTGCGGGTTGAACCCGCTAATTTCAACTGTGGATTTCGAGTCATGTATCGGGTCGTGTCCGAAATTGCCACCCCTACTAACAACCCACTATTACCAACATCGATATTGTCTCTAATTTATATACTTATAATCTAACAAGtgtggaattttattttaaaaaaacttcgATATTATTAGTAAGGGTTATTTACCGTAGACGTCCTTGAACTTGGCCCCCATTTGCAATTGGGTccgtgaacttttttttttcggcaATTACATCCGTTAACTCGATAAATAGTTTCAATTGGGTCCTTCTGTCAATTTGGCTGTTAATTTGAGGGCTAAAACCGTCCatctaaattaaaatattttaaaattttaaaaattaaagaaaaaaactgaaaaacgtgaaaaagaaaaaattaaattaaaataataaataaataaataaacttaaaaataaaaaataaaaatccaaatccctctctctttctttcgcTCTGTCTCTCCCTGACCTTTGGAGGTGTAGCGGCAACTTCCAGAATCCTCCCAGGACCTGCAAAGGTCGGTCTTGTACAGAATCTTCCCCGAAGAAtccgaagaagaagaagatgacgacaTATCATAAGCAGACCTTGAGCTCCTTCCTCCTCCGGCGACTGAAACACCATCCATGACCAGAAGCTCCTTCCTCTGCACTCCTCTCACCAGCGTTCTATAAACTATCGAAGGCTGTGACCTCTCCATCAGATTCTCCAAAGGCGAGAGCGGCGAGAGGTGGCGACAACGCTGCTTCAAGGCATCCATCGACGACTGACTCTGAGATTGAGTGCACAAGTACCTGAACATTGGCTAGTTGAGGTCCACATTCTCCAAGTTTCCTTTAAGCAATTTCGCCATTTTCGAGTTGCTGTGAAAACCTTCCATCAATTTGTAAGCTTTGCTCTGTGCACAAACAATCAAATTACatttccaaaaaaacaaagcttcCAAGAAATTGCAGATGataaaaatcatttattgtttttgaatTGTACCCAATGTAATCACAGAATTAGGTTTTGGATGAAAATCGTAGAGGAAGAAGCGTCAATCcaatccctctctctttcgctctgtctctccttctctctcgcAACCCATTCCCCCCTCTTTCGCCTTGGGACAATGCAGACGGCGGTGGTGGCTCAGGGGGTGTGTTTGTGTTGTCAGGTTGGGTTTTAGAGCAGTGAGGCTTGTAGGAATTGTCAGTGCACAAATGGGTTCTACAAATTTTATAGACCTTTGAAGATGGAGGTGGGGTTGTTAGGGTTGATGATGGATGAAGAACCCGAAAGGATGCTTTTACCCTCTCACTTTGACAGATAAATTGATAGAGTTGGACGGTATGACCCAATTGGAACTATTTATCAAGTTAACGGATGTAATTGCCGAAAAAAAAGTTCACGGATCCAATTGCAAATAgaaaccaaattcaaaaacGTCTACAGTAAATAACCCTATTAGTAATTTAGTTCCTCTATATactgtaatttattttttaaagtttccgACCCTTTACGAATTAAGATATGCTCCATGTGCAATTTCACAATCCGTACTCAAAAGCGAAGTCAACATTGTCAGCCTGTCCGTGACAACTAGCGTGACATATGTGCGGATATTGGGTACAAGGCCAGACAATTCTATCATGCCACGACACCTTGACAAGGCCTTTCGTTCCTGTCCATTTGTCCCAACTCCCCAACTAACATTTGTTTGGTTATTTCCCTTCATAAACAATCaagtatattatttatttgcttACATAAATCTAAATGAAATTCGTACCTAAAGTTGAAACAGCAGTTCataacattttttattatttttttaatataagtgATGGTCTAAACAATAAAAGGATGAaaggtttctcacacacactactatGGCAACATGAAGGTTCGAACCTCATACCACTTGTTCGCAAATTAAGACATTTGAAGAGATTTTAAGGGAGAAATTTTGAGAGGTAGATGACATAAAAGTTAAAGAGTTTTATTAGTTTTATCATGTGAGgtgaaatattttaataataaatggTGAAACCAATAAGATAGTGTCAAGTATAAAACTCACATGTTGCGATTTGTTTTAGGTCGTTATACCGCGTAGATCACACTATTACGGGTAATTTGTTTTGATCAATTAGTGAAAAAAATGAACCGAATCATGATTAGTTTAATTTGGCATGTTTTaacgttttttttatattttttatattttgttggtGATTGATTTCAACCACAGTTTGAGTTTCTTATCTTTCCATGTTTGAACATTTTTCCTTCCGCCCTACCTACCATTTAAAactaataaacaaaaacttaaatttaaaaaaaaaaaaaaaaaactgtaattAAAGTCattataaatgttttttttgccAACATAATGTCATTATAATTGAGTCAAACAGAAATTGGACCGAAAGACCTGTCTGTCTTCCTCTGTGTGCTTTTTAGTCGTTTTTCCTGATTGGGTGGGAAATAAAATAACGTGCGTGTTCTCTTTAGTTTAGTAGCAAATAATCATCTGTCTTCCTCCTAGTGCACTGTGCATGCCAACAAATTTCCATCTGTCTTGTCTTTTGGTCCTTTATATCATCTCCAGTCTCCCGTTCACACTCCTTCACAGAAACCGGTACGAAACTTCACCGTTTCGTCACTGTGTACGCTTTAAATTCATTCATATATGTAGATATGTTTATATATCCTCGATgttaataaaaaaaccaatctGTCTGCATAAATCTGTAGCTCTCAAGTCTCACCTGCCAGCCACTGTGCTTAAACATGAAACCGCATCAAAGCAAACGCATCTCCATTTCTTCTGTGCTCCTCTTTCTAGTTTTATGCTCACAATATTCCACACCGGTCACTGCCCAAGAAGTTGGTGAGCATAATGAACTTAATTACATGctcttattttccttttgtttcccTTATTTTacacaaagaagaagatcGAAAgcgactaaaaaaaaaaaaaaatactgaacGGACGTATATGTTGTGATTGCATTATGCAGAGGATGAAAGAGAGTTCGATTATCTTCAGGGAAGCGGGAAGGGGCCAAAGCAGTGGGgagaaatgaagaaagaatGGGCTGCGTGTAAGAATGGAGGCATGCAATCTCCTATTGATTTATCAAGCCAGAGAGTCAAGCTAATCCCCAACTTGGGCAAGCTCAACACCGCTTACAAGCCTTCCAATGCCACTGTCAAGAACAGAGGCCATGATATTTCGgtaattttacaataattttttaatttaatatagaATTATTTCATAATGTGTAAGAATATGTATGAAATAGTACATAGTTGTGGTTTAATTATCATATGTGGTGTTTGCAGATTGAATGGGTGGGCGACGCTGGATCCCTTAAGATAAATGGGACTGAGTATTTGCTCAAACAATGCCACTGGCACTCCCCTTCCGAGCATTCCATCAATGGAAGGAGGTATGACATGGAGCTCCACATGGTTCATCTAAGCCCCAATCCCAACGTTACGAATAAGATCGCTGTCGTCGCAGCGCTCTACAAGATTGGCCGCCCAGATTCCTTCCTCACTAAGGTACTCGTTCGAAATCAAATGTTCTTCTCGTTAACTCATGGAAATTGTTTTCATGTCAGACTGTACAACAAGAGAACTTTATCCATAcattcataattaattacttgaCCTCTCCTACATGTTATGAAAAGAACCGTTCTCCTAACATGTTGCAAGTTGTGGGCAGTTGACAAGGGATATACAATCCATGACTGATcaaaaggaagagagaagtGTGGGAATAATTGACcctaacaaaattaaaatccctGGGAAAAGCTATTACAGATACATGGGCTCACTCACCGTTCCTCCTTGCACCGAAGGCGTTATTTGGACCATCAATAAAAAGGTAATCAATTATGCCTAGGTCCATAGGCTCTCTCTGTTTATAATTTGGACCACCATCAAGTTTGTGTCCCTTtaccaaaatttaaatttctcaCACGCAGATAAGAACAGTCTCAAGAGATCAAGTAAAGCTATTTCGAGTGGCTGTGCATGATGTAAGTGCTTCAATTCTCTACTATATTCTTCAAGTAACGCAATGGGTTTGTAACTCAAATAGTTAAGAATAGCTATCCTTGTACTCGGGATCCTGTGTTTGAATCCTCGTTAAACATTATTAAGTAGTATCTAATGTTTGGCGTCTTAAATTGATTGCAGTATGCAGAGACGAATGCAAGGCCAGTACAACCACTCAACCTTCGAGAAATCCATGTCTACGACCAAGGCGCAAGGAGCACGAATAATTGAAGCTGTCTCACTTGCAGAGATTTAATTTATCACTACAttgattcatttattttattttatcaagcTCATTAGCATGAATGTTACTTTACTATAATGGACATGTTTTCTTTCCCTCATCAAAGAAAACGTTTATATCTTCCTGAAGTGTCGGGAGCAGCCAAATAGGAGGCATcgaaataaaatgaaagaaacgTTTATATCTTCCACCATCAAAGAAAACGTTTATATCTTTCACTATCAAATGAAAGAAACGTTGCATAAACAaggaaaatatatgaaaataacCGACTGCAAAAGTCTTCATTGTCAgtgaaataaattaaattgggCCCAGATCTAGTTTCAGTTGTTACACGAAAGAATTGGGCCGCTGAAAACAGAGCTCATGTCAAAAATTGTGTCAAATCCAGCTCAAACTGCTGTTCATTTGGCTTACTTTcatcatttcaaaaaaaaaaaaagggcttgCTTAATTTTGTTGAAGATTTGGATTACAGAGGGAGCTAGAAGTTACAGAGAAGGATGATGATAGAAAgagcaaaacagagaaaatatGTAAAATGTTCTCTGGTACAATCTTCTGCCAAAGAATGCAGAGATCACACCTTTTGTATTCATTCTCATTCTTTCATTACATCAGCCAATCACCTCCATTCTGTTAGGAGAGCCAATGTGAATGTGACACATGGCAATACAAAGGCTAAGAGCCGTTGGAAACTATCGGACAGCAATACACCTTACACTTGGCATATGAGCACAAGTCACTCAACTAACACAATGCTTAATGAAgcttttagaaagaaaaagaaaagactaaGTAAGTTACTGACTAACTAGAAATTAGCTAGTCAATTTACATttcaacactcccttctaaagTGCTAGCTGATTTCACACCAAGTAGGCTTCTCAAATAACTGAGTCTGTCCTTGGGAAGAGCCTTGGTAAAGATGTCAGCTATTTGTTCTTCACCTTTGCAGTAGACCAAATCAATTTCTCCATTTTGAATTGCATCTCTGATAAAATGAAACTTCCTACGAATATGCTTACTTCGTTGGTGAAAAACAGGATTTTTAGACATGGCTATGGCTGAAGTGTTGTCACAAAACACAGTTGTTGCAGTGGTCTGTTCTTCCCCAAAATCTTCAAGAACAAACCTAAGCCAAATAGCTTGTGATGTAGCTTCTGCTGCACTCACATATTCTGCCTCTGTTGTTGAAAGAGCCACACTATGTTGTTTGATTGATGCCCAAGAAAAGGCACCACTTCCAAATGAAAATGCATATCCAGAAGTGCTTTTCATATCTTCCTCAGATCCACTCCAGTCACTATCACAATATCCTACTAAGAATGCAGATTTTCCAGTCACATACTCAATTCCATAATCAATTGTACCTTGTATGTACCTTAGGACTCGTTTAGCAGCTCCATAGTGCAACTTAGAAGGACTGTGCATGAACCTTGCAAGCAGACTAGCTGAGAACATAATATCAGGTCTGGTTGCAGTTAGATATAGCAGGCTTCCAACAATTTTTCTGTACAGACTTTCATCTGCAGCTTCACTTCCATCCTCTCTTTGCAATTTATCAGTGGCAACCAATGGAGTGCTCACTGATTTGCAATCCTTGAGACCAAATTTATCCAAGAGAGCAAAGGCATACTTTTTCTGATGTATGAAAATACTCCCTTTAGTTTGAGTTATCCCCATTCCAAGAAAGTGATGAAGCAATCCCAAATCTGACATTTCATACTTGGACATCATCTCAGTTTTAAACTCCTCCATCATTCTTGTACTACTCCCTGTGTATACAATATCATCTACATAGATTGATACTATCAAGACACCAATTCCTGCTTTGTTTCTCACATATAGAGTTGCTTCACTTGAGCTTCTATGAAAGCCACAGTGAATGAGATATGTATCAATCTCACTATACTAGGCTCTTGGTGCTTGTTTTAGACCATAAAGAGCCTTTCTTAATCTATACACTTTATCTTCAGCCTCTTCAACCACAAAACCATCCGGTTGATCCACATATACTTCCTCTTCAAGTACACCATTCAAAAATGCTGATTTAACATCCAATTGCCACAGCTTCCAACCTTTCTGTGCAGCCAGTGCAATGAGAGTTCTAATGGTGTCCAACCTTGCCACGGGTGCAAAGGTTTCATTGAAATCAACCCCTGGTTTCTGTGTGTAACCTTTGGCTACAAGCCTTGCTTTGTGCTTTTGAATGGAGCCATCAAGGTTTAGTTTGGTTTTGTAGACCCACTTCACTCCAACAATCGGTTTGTTGCTTGGCCTATCAACTAACTCCCAAGTTGAATTCTTCTCAATCATCAACATTTCTTCTGTCATAGCCTTTTTCCATGCTTCATCCTTAACTGCTTCAGTAAAATTTTCAGGTTCAATGATGCTCATCTTGCATTGAGCATACACTTCATCCAAACTTTTCCATTTCCTTGGAGTATGGTCATAGATTTCAGAAGCTGAAACAGGTGGAACAAAAGTTTGCAGGTCACCAACAGCTTGTGTTCTCAGAGGAGATTGCACAGACTGAGGTAAGTCACTTGCTTCTGAATCGAACTCAAATGTCATTGAGCCTTTGTTATCATCCCAAGGAATTGTAACCTCCTTTTGTACTGCCTCATTTGATTCCCAATCCCACATGGCTTTCTCATCAAAAATAACACTCCTAGATAGTTCAATCTTTTGAGTTCTCAAATTGAGTACTCTATATCCTTTTTCACAAATTCCATAGCCTACAAATACTCCCTTCTCACCAGTTTCCTCTAGTTTGTGTCTTTTCTGTGAGGGAATGAGAATGTAGCATAGAGAACCAAAGATTTTCAAGTGTTTAACACCTGGTTTCCTTCCACTGAACTTCTCAAATGGAGTTGAATTATCCAGAGCACTTGTTGGACTTCTGTTCTGCAGATATACAGCTGTATTGacagcttctgcccaaaatttcaaagggATTTTCTTCTCATGCATCATTGTTCTTGCCATTTCCATCACAGTAcgattctttctttctgcaactccattttgttgtggagaGTAGGCAATAGTCAGTTGCCTTTCTAGTCCCATTTCTTCacagaattttgaaaattccaATGATGTGTATTCTCCCCCTCTATCACTTCTTAGCTTCTTAATTTGATAACCACTTTGCAGCTCAACCATGTTTTTGAACCttttgaatatgttgaatgcTTGAGACTTATTGTGTAAGAAAAACACCCAACACATTCTAGTGTGGTCATCAATAAAGGTGAGAAAGTATCTATTTCCTCCAGGAGTGATAGATTGCATTGGACCACAGATGTCTGAGTGTATTAGTTCTAAGGGCTGTGATGCTCTCCAAACTTTCTCCTTGTCAAAAGGTTCTCTGTGACCTTTTCCTGTAGCACAGCCAGAGCACACATGCTTTGTGACTTGTAGTCTAGGCAGACCTTGCACCATTTCTTTGTCTTGCAGGAGCATCAAACTAGTATAGTTTAGATGTCCATATCTCTTATGCCACAACCAAGATGACTCCTCAACTGTTGCTTTATTAGCCATAGAAGGTTTGACATATTCTAGGCTTAAAGGAAAACATCTATTTCCCTTCATTTGTACACTTGCAATCAAATCCTGCATCTGCCTATCCCCATAAATATCAACCACATTATCACCAAAGACAAGCCGATATCCATGTTCTACCATTTGACCTACACTTAACAGGTTCTCATCCAAACCAGGAACTATCATAACTTCCTTAATGTATCTAGTCACACCCTGCATTTCTATGACCAAAGTGCCTTTGCCAGTTGACTGTACCAAATCACCAGTACCCATTTTGACTCTACATTGCACATTCTTATCAATGTTCACAAGCAAAGACTCATGTGAGGTCATATGATTACTACATGCACTGTCAACATACCACATATTCACATTCTTTCCAATAGTAGCAGAATGACATGCATAAAACATTGTTGCAGGTTCAGTTACCTGATTAGCAATATTTGCTACTTTTCCAGCCTTGTTTGCTTGATCACAGTCCTTAATGTAGTGCCCAAATCGATTGCAACCATAGCATTTTGGCTTCCCTTTATACCAACACTCTCCATAGTG belongs to Prunus persica cultivar Lovell chromosome G4, Prunus_persica_NCBIv2, whole genome shotgun sequence and includes:
- the LOC18779995 gene encoding alpha carbonic anhydrase 7, which translates into the protein MKPHQSKRISISSVLLFLVLCSQYSTPVTAQEVEDEREFDYLQGSGKGPKQWGEMKKEWAACKNGGMQSPIDLSSQRVKLIPNLGKLNTAYKPSNATVKNRGHDISIEWVGDAGSLKINGTEYLLKQCHWHSPSEHSINGRRYDMELHMVHLSPNPNVTNKIAVVAALYKIGRPDSFLTKLTRDIQSMTDQKEERSVGIIDPNKIKIPGKSYYRYMGSLTVPPCTEGVIWTINKKIRTVSRDQVKLFRVAVHDYAETNARPVQPLNLREIHVYDQGARSTNN